A genomic region of Luteibacter aegosomatissinici contains the following coding sequences:
- a CDS encoding NAD(P)/FAD-dependent oxidoreductase, with the protein MEHKPHDAIIMGGGLAGLTLAMQLKGEYPDMDIVVLERHTRPLPEAAFKVGESTVEIAAHYFADTLGLLGHLEAEQIRKFGFRFFFSDGRDDLADVTELGVSAVLPTPSYQIDRGILENFLGEEALRRGIDFREGVTVRGFDIGSGEAAHTVRIRSEAGEAELSARWLLDASGRAGLVRRKLDLTRDNGHHANAVWFRVDDRLEIDQWCDDAEWKDRCHPPERWRSTNHLVGPGYWAWLIPLASGAHSVGIVADATTHPLDTMNTFDKALAWLWKHQPVLARQVEARKDKLLDFAFFRHFSYGCARMFSSDRWALTGEAGAFLDPFYSPGSDFISISNTYITLLVGMDRRGEMLAPHARLFERLFFSFYEGTLRMYRGQYNLFDDPEVLPIKVIWDYAYYWGVLCQIVFQKRLGDAAFIARMGPELLAGAELNTQVQAFFQRWHAVSEKRNRKVMLDQRDLTWFADMNRTLHDVLDDDTLAERLANNVNMMRLLAASIVERAAADHPSLREGSEALIDIDGERTRLFDLVA; encoded by the coding sequence ATGGAGCACAAGCCACACGATGCCATCATCATGGGTGGGGGCCTTGCCGGCCTCACGCTTGCGATGCAGCTGAAAGGCGAATACCCCGACATGGATATCGTCGTCCTTGAGCGGCACACAAGGCCGCTGCCCGAAGCAGCCTTCAAGGTCGGCGAATCGACGGTCGAAATCGCGGCGCACTACTTCGCGGATACGCTCGGCCTGCTCGGCCACCTTGAAGCCGAACAGATCCGCAAGTTCGGCTTTCGCTTCTTCTTCTCCGATGGGCGCGACGACCTGGCAGATGTCACCGAGCTGGGTGTGAGCGCCGTGCTGCCGACGCCGAGTTACCAGATCGATCGCGGCATCCTGGAAAACTTCCTTGGCGAGGAAGCACTGCGCCGTGGCATCGATTTCCGTGAAGGCGTGACCGTCCGTGGCTTCGACATCGGCAGTGGCGAAGCAGCGCATACCGTGCGCATTCGCAGCGAGGCCGGCGAGGCCGAACTGAGCGCACGCTGGCTGCTGGATGCGAGCGGCCGCGCCGGCCTGGTCCGCCGCAAGCTCGACCTCACCCGCGATAACGGCCACCATGCGAACGCCGTGTGGTTTCGTGTCGATGACCGGCTGGAGATCGACCAGTGGTGTGACGATGCCGAGTGGAAGGATCGCTGCCACCCGCCGGAACGCTGGCGATCGACAAACCATCTGGTCGGCCCCGGGTACTGGGCGTGGCTCATTCCGCTGGCCTCCGGTGCGCACTCGGTAGGCATCGTGGCTGATGCGACCACGCACCCGCTCGATACGATGAACACCTTCGATAAGGCACTTGCCTGGCTGTGGAAGCATCAGCCGGTGCTTGCGCGCCAGGTGGAAGCGCGAAAGGACAAATTGCTGGACTTCGCATTTTTCCGTCACTTCTCGTACGGCTGCGCCCGCATGTTTTCGTCGGACCGCTGGGCCCTGACCGGCGAGGCGGGAGCATTCCTGGATCCGTTCTATTCGCCTGGCAGCGACTTCATCAGCATCTCGAACACCTACATCACGCTACTGGTGGGCATGGACCGCCGTGGCGAGATGCTGGCACCGCATGCACGCTTGTTTGAACGCCTGTTCTTTTCGTTCTACGAGGGAACGCTGCGGATGTATCGCGGCCAGTACAACCTGTTCGATGACCCCGAGGTCTTGCCGATCAAGGTCATCTGGGACTACGCGTATTACTGGGGCGTGCTGTGCCAGATCGTGTTCCAGAAACGGTTGGGCGATGCGGCCTTCATCGCGCGCATGGGGCCGGAACTGCTCGCTGGCGCTGAACTGAATACGCAGGTCCAGGCCTTTTTCCAACGCTGGCATGCCGTATCGGAAAAGCGTAACCGCAAGGTGATGCTCGATCAGCGCGACCTGACCTGGTTTGCTGACATGAACCGCACCCTTCATGACGTGCTGGATGACGACACCCTGGCCGAACGCCTGGCCAATAACGTGAACATGATGCGCCTGCTCGCCGCCAGCATCGTCGAACGTGCAGCCGCCGATCATCCATCCCTTCGCGAAGGGAGCGAAGCGCTGATCGACATTGACGGCGAGCGCACCCGCCTGTTCGATCTCGTGGCCTGA
- a CDS encoding phosphotransferase, giving the protein MLMPDGLPTPILAKDEFVALVPHAGDMCLLDGVVAFDETTIHAISTSHVAPGHPLRGNAGLHAVHLAEYGAQATAVHGALRAKANGATQPRPGMLVSLRGVKLAVERIDHLAGRLDVFAECLMADDSGAQYTFRIEHDGREIASGRAAVIHPA; this is encoded by the coding sequence ATGCTGATGCCTGACGGCTTGCCCACCCCTATCCTGGCGAAGGACGAGTTCGTCGCCCTCGTGCCGCATGCGGGTGACATGTGCCTGCTCGATGGCGTCGTGGCCTTCGACGAAACGACGATCCACGCCATCAGCACGTCGCATGTTGCGCCCGGGCATCCCCTGCGAGGGAACGCGGGCCTCCACGCGGTACACCTGGCCGAGTACGGTGCACAGGCCACGGCGGTGCACGGTGCCCTGCGCGCCAAGGCCAACGGCGCCACCCAGCCACGCCCGGGCATGCTTGTCAGCCTGCGAGGCGTGAAGCTGGCCGTTGAACGGATCGACCACCTGGCTGGCCGTCTCGACGTGTTCGCCGAATGCCTCATGGCTGACGACTCAGGCGCGCAGTACACCTTTCGTATCGAGCATGATGGCCGGGAAATCGCCAGCGGCCGCGCTGCGGTGATCCACCCGGCCTGA
- the hemF gene encoding oxygen-dependent coproporphyrinogen oxidase: MSRQADIAESFLRGLQDRICTALEQADGEARFEEDAWTRPAGGGGRTRVLREGAVFEQAGVNFSRVAGSPLPPSATAHRPDLVGGSFIATGVSLVIHPRNPYIPTTHANVRYFEASRDGAEPVWWFGGGFDLTPYYPFDEDVRHWHTVARDLCAPYGDDVYDRYKKWCDEYFYLKHRGETRGVGGLFYDDVNEGGFDRCMDFTRDVGQGFLDAFLPIVERRKDTPYGEREREFQLYRRGRYVEFNLVYDRGTLFGLQSGGRTESILMSLPPRVRFEYAYSPEPESAEAKLYEFLKPRDWL; this comes from the coding sequence ATGTCCAGACAAGCCGATATCGCCGAATCGTTCCTGCGCGGGCTCCAGGACCGCATCTGCACCGCGCTGGAGCAGGCCGATGGCGAGGCGCGTTTTGAAGAGGATGCGTGGACCCGCCCCGCGGGTGGCGGCGGCCGCACGCGCGTGCTGCGCGAGGGCGCGGTGTTCGAGCAGGCCGGTGTGAATTTCTCGCGGGTGGCAGGTTCGCCCCTGCCACCCAGCGCGACGGCCCATCGCCCCGACCTGGTGGGTGGCAGCTTCATCGCCACCGGTGTCTCGCTGGTGATCCATCCCCGCAACCCGTATATCCCCACCACGCACGCCAACGTGCGCTACTTCGAGGCATCGCGCGATGGCGCGGAACCGGTGTGGTGGTTTGGCGGCGGCTTCGACCTGACCCCGTATTACCCGTTCGACGAGGATGTGCGTCACTGGCACACCGTGGCCAGAGACCTGTGTGCGCCCTATGGCGATGACGTTTACGACCGCTACAAGAAGTGGTGCGACGAATACTTCTACCTGAAACACCGCGGTGAAACGCGCGGCGTGGGCGGCCTGTTCTACGACGACGTGAACGAGGGCGGGTTCGATCGCTGCATGGATTTCACCCGCGATGTCGGCCAGGGCTTCCTCGATGCGTTCCTGCCGATCGTCGAGCGGCGCAAGGACACGCCCTACGGCGAGCGCGAGCGTGAGTTCCAGCTCTACCGCCGTGGCCGCTACGTTGAGTTCAACCTGGTTTACGACCGCGGCACGCTGTTCGGCCTGCAATCGGGCGGCCGGACGGAATCGATCCTGATGAGCCTGCCGCCGCGCGTGCGCTTTGAGTACGCGTACAGCCCCGAACCGGAAAGTGCCGAGGCGAAGCTGTACGAATTCCTCAAGCCGCGAGACTGGCTGTAG
- a CDS encoding glycosyltransferase family 2 protein has translation MNAAGNRFCVLIPCLNEEQAIEGVIRDALQLGMPVIVVDDGSDDRTPDIAGALAVTLLRHDVRRGKGEALRTGFREALRHGFDGVITMDGDGQHLASDIPAMLEASQQHPGAIVIGARLLEREQQPRGRRRANAVADWGISWACGRPIADTQSGQRFYPRTALDLVELPADDFVFEAAVLITACRERGMGVVSVPIASRYQGQFRISHFNPVRDVTRITTYTIGRVIHYGHIVDSYRRSRATPTIIGGETRTGATH, from the coding sequence ATGAACGCCGCCGGCAACCGTTTCTGTGTGCTGATCCCCTGCCTCAACGAGGAGCAGGCGATCGAAGGTGTCATCAGGGACGCGTTGCAACTCGGCATGCCGGTCATCGTGGTCGATGACGGATCGGACGATCGCACGCCGGACATTGCCGGCGCACTGGCGGTCACCCTACTGCGCCATGACGTGCGGCGCGGCAAGGGCGAGGCATTGCGCACAGGCTTTCGCGAGGCCCTTCGCCATGGCTTCGATGGCGTGATCACGATGGATGGCGATGGCCAGCACCTGGCGAGCGATATCCCGGCCATGCTGGAAGCCAGCCAGCAACATCCAGGCGCCATCGTGATCGGCGCGCGCCTGCTTGAGCGTGAGCAACAACCGCGTGGCCGTCGTCGCGCGAATGCCGTGGCGGATTGGGGCATTTCCTGGGCGTGCGGACGGCCCATTGCCGATACGCAGAGCGGCCAGCGCTTCTATCCGCGCACGGCGCTGGACCTGGTCGAACTCCCCGCCGATGACTTCGTGTTCGAGGCGGCCGTATTGATTACGGCGTGCCGCGAGCGCGGTATGGGCGTGGTCTCCGTGCCCATTGCGTCGCGCTACCAGGGCCAGTTCCGCATCAGCCACTTCAACCCGGTGCGCGATGTGACGCGCATCACCACGTACACCATTGGCCGCGTGATCCATTACGGCCACATCGTCGACAGTTACCGCCGCTCGCGTGCGACGCCCACGATCATCGGGGGCGAAACACGCACGGGCGCCACGCATTAG
- the gpmA gene encoding 2,3-diphosphoglycerate-dependent phosphoglycerate mutase — MYKLVMIRHGQSAWNLENRFSGWADVDLSEQGVAEAKEAGRLLKEAGFSFNIAHTSYLKRAVRTLWHVQDEMDLMWIPVVTDWRLNERHYGALTGLNKAETAAKYGDDQVKIWRRSYDTPPPALKPGEMSFADDARYEGIAEVPLTECLKDTVARVLPYWHDVLAPAIKAGNNVLMAAHGNSMRALVKYFDGISDDDIAELNIPNGIPLVYEFDENLKAVKHYYLGDADEIAAKMAAVANQGKAKA, encoded by the coding sequence ATGTACAAGCTTGTGATGATTCGCCACGGCCAGTCGGCCTGGAACCTCGAAAACCGCTTCAGCGGCTGGGCCGATGTCGACCTCAGCGAGCAGGGCGTGGCCGAGGCCAAAGAGGCCGGTCGCCTGCTCAAGGAAGCCGGTTTCAGCTTCAACATCGCCCATACCTCGTACCTGAAGCGCGCCGTCCGCACGCTGTGGCACGTGCAGGACGAGATGGACCTGATGTGGATCCCGGTGGTGACCGACTGGCGCCTCAACGAGCGTCACTACGGCGCGCTCACCGGCCTGAACAAGGCCGAGACCGCCGCGAAGTACGGCGATGACCAGGTGAAGATCTGGCGCCGTAGCTACGACACCCCGCCGCCGGCCCTGAAGCCGGGCGAGATGTCGTTCGCCGACGATGCCCGCTACGAAGGTATTGCCGAGGTACCGCTCACCGAGTGCCTGAAGGACACCGTGGCCCGCGTGCTGCCGTACTGGCACGACGTGCTGGCTCCGGCGATCAAGGCGGGCAATAACGTGCTCATGGCGGCGCACGGCAACTCCATGCGCGCGCTGGTGAAGTACTTCGACGGTATCTCCGACGACGACATCGCCGAACTCAACATCCCCAACGGCATCCCGCTGGTGTACGAGTTCGATGAGAACCTGAAGGCCGTGAAGCACTACTACCTGGGCGATGCCGACGAGATCGCCGCCAAGATGGCCGCGGTGGCCAACCAGGGCAAGGCCAAGGCCTGA
- a CDS encoding beta-ketoacyl synthase chain length factor produces the protein MSEALTVWVKGIGLWAPGTPTWHAFREVATAEATPGEAERPLADVLPANERRRAPESVLLAAAAAGQAVAMSGHSAATLPCVFASAHGDQVITDYMCATLATAPAELSPTKFHNSVHNAPAGYWTIATHCHAASSAVSGGEESFGAGLLEAASQAIADDRDVLLASYDIAGTGPLGSMTSTTGPFASALVLSPRPDGAAIRLDITPEPGNSGREPSGDAWMDGVAASNPSAAAVPLFRAIAAARPAALRVAAARGLDLHIDLGAAP, from the coding sequence ATGAGCGAAGCGCTGACGGTATGGGTGAAGGGCATCGGCCTCTGGGCACCGGGCACGCCGACTTGGCACGCCTTCCGTGAAGTGGCGACGGCCGAAGCGACACCAGGCGAGGCCGAACGTCCGCTGGCCGATGTGCTGCCCGCGAACGAACGCCGGCGCGCACCCGAGAGCGTACTGCTCGCGGCGGCAGCCGCCGGGCAGGCCGTGGCCATGAGCGGGCACAGTGCTGCCACGTTGCCCTGCGTGTTCGCTTCCGCGCACGGCGACCAGGTCATCACCGACTACATGTGCGCGACGCTCGCCACGGCACCTGCGGAACTGTCGCCGACCAAGTTCCATAACTCCGTGCATAACGCGCCAGCCGGCTACTGGACCATCGCGACGCATTGCCACGCGGCATCGAGCGCCGTCTCCGGCGGTGAAGAGAGCTTCGGGGCCGGCCTGCTGGAAGCCGCCAGCCAGGCGATCGCCGATGATCGCGACGTGCTGCTCGCCAGCTACGACATCGCAGGCACCGGCCCGCTCGGGAGCATGACCAGTACCACCGGCCCCTTCGCATCGGCGCTGGTGCTGTCGCCGCGCCCGGATGGTGCTGCGATCCGCCTGGATATCACGCCGGAACCGGGCAACAGCGGCCGCGAGCCCAGTGGCGATGCGTGGATGGATGGCGTGGCCGCGAGCAACCCGTCGGCCGCCGCGGTCCCGCTCTTCCGTGCGATCGCCGCAGCACGGCCCGCTGCGTTGCGCGTCGCGGCGGCACGTGGGCTCGACCTGCATATCGATCTGGGCGCTGCTCCATGA
- a CDS encoding beta-ketoacyl-[acyl-carrier-protein] synthase family protein, which translates to MPPLAITAFTATSALGRGLDAHANAIASSTGGLSPNDFSTAPLPCWIGRVAGVEDEPLPREHAQWECRNNRLAWLALRQDGFSDAVHAARARYGASRVAVLLGTSTASIGATEEGYRRLEHGAMPADLHRPAIHTPHSLAGFVAHVFDLEGPCLTVATACSSSAKVFANAERMIRLGLVDAAVVGGVDTLCDSVLFGFNSLELVSAAPCRPFDAERNGISLGEAGGFALIERAAENADAPLFIGYGEASDAHHMSTPHPEGLGAELALRDALARAGIEAGDVDYINLHGTASQKNDEVEAALVARSFPATTRASSTKGFSGHTLGAAGILEAVLTLLAMRDGVIPANLGATTPDPLCGPQMAWHAERADVRIALSNSFGFGGNNACLAFARRGVVA; encoded by the coding sequence ATGCCTCCGTTAGCCATCACCGCGTTCACCGCCACCTCCGCGCTGGGTCGCGGCCTGGATGCCCACGCAAACGCCATCGCCTCCTCCACAGGCGGCCTTAGCCCCAACGATTTTTCCACGGCGCCGCTGCCCTGCTGGATCGGCCGCGTCGCCGGCGTCGAAGACGAACCGCTGCCACGCGAGCACGCCCAGTGGGAATGCCGGAACAACCGGCTGGCGTGGCTCGCCCTGCGCCAGGATGGTTTCAGCGATGCGGTGCACGCCGCCCGGGCCCGCTATGGCGCCTCGCGCGTGGCCGTGCTGCTCGGCACGTCAACCGCGAGTATCGGCGCCACCGAGGAGGGTTACCGCCGCCTTGAACATGGCGCGATGCCTGCCGACCTGCACCGCCCTGCCATTCACACGCCGCACTCGCTGGCAGGGTTCGTCGCCCACGTGTTCGACCTGGAGGGCCCGTGCCTCACGGTCGCGACGGCGTGCTCGTCCAGCGCCAAGGTATTCGCCAATGCCGAACGCATGATCCGTCTCGGCCTCGTGGATGCCGCCGTGGTCGGTGGTGTCGATACGCTCTGCGATAGCGTGCTGTTCGGATTCAACTCCCTGGAACTGGTATCGGCCGCCCCGTGCCGCCCGTTCGATGCGGAACGCAATGGCATATCGCTGGGCGAGGCTGGCGGGTTCGCGCTGATCGAGCGTGCCGCGGAGAACGCCGACGCACCGCTTTTCATCGGCTACGGCGAAGCCAGCGACGCCCATCACATGTCCACGCCGCACCCGGAAGGCCTTGGAGCCGAACTCGCCCTGCGCGATGCGCTCGCCCGCGCCGGTATCGAGGCTGGTGATGTCGATTACATCAACCTGCACGGTACCGCGAGCCAGAAGAACGATGAGGTGGAAGCCGCGCTCGTGGCGCGCAGCTTCCCCGCCACGACCCGGGCCAGTTCGACGAAGGGCTTCTCCGGCCACACGCTGGGCGCGGCAGGCATCCTTGAAGCCGTGCTCACGTTGCTCGCCATGCGCGATGGCGTGATCCCGGCCAACCTGGGCGCCACCACGCCGGATCCCCTGTGCGGGCCGCAGATGGCATGGCACGCCGAACGTGCCGATGTGCGCATCGCCCTCAGCAATTCATTCGGCTTTGGCGGAAACAACGCCTGCCTTGCCTTCGCACGGCGCGGAGTGGTCGCATGA
- a CDS encoding hydroxymyristoyl-ACP dehydratase, translated as MTDAAMTHAQPFRFAADHPSFAGHFPGRPIVAGVLILEQAAQALHAWRGASVRQVIDAKFLAPLLPGQDAVVELADAGECRYRLVVRRGDEILLRGTLEASA; from the coding sequence ATGACCGACGCCGCCATGACCCATGCCCAGCCCTTCCGCTTTGCAGCGGATCACCCGAGTTTCGCCGGGCACTTTCCCGGCCGCCCCATCGTGGCCGGTGTCCTGATCCTGGAGCAGGCGGCCCAGGCATTGCACGCCTGGCGCGGCGCCTCGGTGCGGCAGGTGATCGATGCCAAGTTCCTGGCGCCGCTGCTTCCCGGGCAGGATGCTGTGGTGGAGCTCGCCGATGCCGGCGAATGCCGCTATCGCCTGGTGGTGCGTCGCGGTGACGAGATCCTGTTGCGCGGCACGCTGGAGGCAAGCGCATGA
- a CDS encoding phosphopantetheine-binding protein, with amino-acid sequence MATQTDAQKELAELIVTSLNLESVKPADIDPEAPLFGGDLGLDSIDALEIALAVSKRYGFQLKSDNPDNRTIFTSLRTLSEHIEQHRAAA; translated from the coding sequence ATGGCAACGCAGACCGACGCACAAAAAGAACTCGCAGAACTGATCGTCACCAGCCTGAACCTGGAAAGCGTGAAGCCTGCCGACATCGACCCGGAGGCGCCCCTGTTCGGCGGCGACCTGGGCCTGGATTCCATTGATGCCCTGGAGATCGCCCTGGCGGTGTCGAAGCGCTATGGCTTCCAGCTGAAGTCGGACAACCCCGACAACCGCACCATCTTCACCAGCCTGCGCACCCTGTCCGAGCACATCGAACAGCACCGCGCGGCGGCCTGA
- a CDS encoding DUF1453 domain-containing protein, whose translation MLLQAAAATTPALVPVAMAGLMVWVVYRRVRRNFGRQTIHTRKMAIRVGLFVLVSCLLMTIGFASIRLAEGALAGLIVGAALGMVGLKLTRFELGTGDTDAYIPNPWIGAALTALLIGRMAYRFIVVGAAMHAGAAAPAHGPAPGDSPLTMAVVGLTLGYYLAYYAGILVHHRRFKRQALGQAA comes from the coding sequence ATGCTCCTCCAGGCCGCCGCCGCAACCACGCCCGCCCTCGTCCCGGTCGCCATGGCCGGCCTCATGGTCTGGGTCGTCTACCGCCGTGTCCGCCGCAACTTTGGCCGCCAGACCATCCACACCCGCAAGATGGCCATTCGCGTGGGCCTGTTCGTCCTGGTCTCGTGCCTGCTCATGACCATCGGCTTTGCCAGCATTCGCCTGGCCGAGGGCGCCCTGGCTGGCCTGATCGTCGGTGCGGCTCTCGGCATGGTCGGGCTGAAACTGACGCGCTTCGAGCTCGGGACGGGTGATACGGATGCCTACATCCCCAACCCCTGGATTGGCGCGGCCCTTACGGCCCTGCTGATCGGGCGCATGGCTTACCGCTTCATCGTCGTGGGGGCCGCCATGCACGCGGGTGCCGCGGCGCCCGCCCACGGCCCGGCGCCGGGCGATAGCCCGCTGACCATGGCGGTGGTGGGGCTGACCTTGGGTTACTACCTGGCGTACTACGCCGGCATCCTGGTCCACCACCGCCGCTTCAAGCGGCAGGCGCTGGGCCAGGCGGCCTGA
- a CDS encoding pteridine-dependent deoxygenase, which produces MRPASDMRERSPLAARPSPRVTYREPPTGSLPPGTLAAFGFGAQAVSPGDDPRWLRVALEPLAATPPELWTVEGEVSCGREGDLRWSRGGGWLYVAVECHEDRHGGPEEAATYAYKLLSAFVAQAPEQHVQRIWNYLGAINTGAGDDERYKQFCTGRIEGMGDVFAQGFPAASAIGHHADPGLLQVYLLATDRAGTRVENPRQVSAWQYPRQYGRTPPSFARATLLPAEDVLAISGTAAVVGHASAHAGDLGAQLAETRRNLDALLAQGGLPEGFDGNAPLKAYVRHPDDAAAVRAFANAHWPDAPLVLLHGDICREELLVEIDGWRYR; this is translated from the coding sequence ATGCGCCCAGCCAGCGACATGCGCGAGCGATCCCCGCTTGCCGCCCGCCCGTCACCGAGGGTGACCTACCGCGAGCCCCCGACGGGCAGCCTGCCGCCCGGCACACTGGCCGCGTTTGGCTTTGGCGCGCAGGCCGTTTCACCCGGGGATGATCCGCGCTGGCTGCGCGTGGCGCTTGAGCCGCTGGCCGCTACGCCGCCCGAGCTATGGACGGTGGAAGGCGAGGTGTCCTGCGGGCGCGAAGGCGATCTGCGCTGGTCGCGTGGCGGTGGCTGGCTATATGTGGCCGTCGAGTGCCATGAAGATCGCCATGGCGGGCCGGAAGAGGCGGCGACGTACGCGTATAAGCTCCTCTCGGCGTTCGTCGCCCAGGCGCCCGAGCAGCACGTGCAACGGATATGGAACTACCTCGGGGCGATCAATACCGGGGCGGGCGATGACGAACGCTACAAGCAGTTCTGCACGGGCCGGATCGAGGGCATGGGTGACGTGTTCGCGCAGGGTTTCCCGGCGGCGTCGGCGATCGGCCATCACGCGGACCCGGGCCTGCTGCAGGTGTACCTGTTGGCCACCGACCGCGCGGGCACCCGCGTGGAGAACCCCCGCCAGGTGAGCGCGTGGCAGTACCCACGCCAGTACGGTCGCACGCCGCCCAGCTTCGCGCGGGCCACACTGCTTCCTGCGGAGGATGTACTTGCCATTTCGGGTACAGCCGCGGTCGTCGGCCACGCGTCGGCGCATGCGGGTGACCTTGGCGCGCAGCTGGCGGAAACGCGACGGAACCTCGATGCGCTGCTTGCCCAGGGCGGCCTGCCGGAAGGCTTTGATGGCAACGCGCCGCTCAAGGCGTACGTGCGCCATCCCGACGATGCCGCCGCGGTGCGGGCATTCGCCAACGCGCACTGGCCGGACGCACCACTGGTGCTCCTGCATGGCGATATATGCCGTGAGGAGCTGCTGGTGGAGATCGATGGATGGCGGTACCGGTAG
- a CDS encoding YdcF family protein, translated as MTGITQPMRRGPWRYLGDGDILVAAAVTLVALVGSLGLLYVAHLVRVWRVATRSPLQAGAPRTLLVFGRKLVDGQPEADFVGRLDRARANAFDGFAPQVLLLGGRSDDGGVSEAEAGQHWLQVAGWPASVPLLLEQESVDSLENLRHARDILRREGHAPSVALVTSRYHLARCLYLARRLAFDAIPVAAEASFPGGYRYMRRMALEAGYLMWIDTGFRWARLTGNQRVVARLS; from the coding sequence ATGACCGGGATCACCCAACCGATGCGTCGCGGCCCATGGCGATACCTGGGTGACGGCGACATCCTCGTCGCCGCTGCCGTCACGCTCGTGGCGCTGGTGGGGAGCCTCGGCCTCCTGTATGTCGCGCATCTGGTACGCGTATGGCGCGTGGCGACCCGCAGCCCGCTGCAGGCCGGCGCACCACGCACCTTGCTGGTGTTTGGGCGAAAGCTGGTCGATGGGCAGCCGGAAGCCGATTTCGTCGGACGGCTGGACCGGGCGCGGGCCAACGCGTTCGATGGGTTTGCGCCGCAGGTGTTGCTGCTGGGCGGCCGTAGCGATGACGGCGGTGTCAGTGAGGCAGAAGCGGGCCAGCATTGGCTGCAGGTTGCGGGCTGGCCTGCCAGCGTGCCCTTGCTGCTCGAGCAGGAGTCCGTGGATTCGCTGGAAAACCTTCGCCATGCCCGCGATATCCTCCGCCGCGAGGGCCACGCGCCTTCCGTCGCATTGGTCACCAGCCGCTACCACCTTGCCCGGTGCCTTTACCTCGCGCGGCGGCTGGCCTTCGACGCGATCCCCGTGGCGGCCGAGGCATCGTTTCCCGGCGGCTACCGCTACATGCGCCGGATGGCGTTGGAGGCCGGGTACCTCATGTGGATCGATACGGGGTTCCGCTGGGCGAGGCTTACGGGCAACCAGCGCGTCGTAGCACGCCTCTCCTGA
- a CDS encoding acyltransferase yields the protein MSHWQQREGGGFFAIWLLRTVSLGLGRRVARLLLWPIALYFFLRRANERAASRLYLARVLGRDVTHRDVFHHIHMFAATLLDRMFFLARGERDFQVEVEGLPALDRWIDARRGVLLLGSHQGSFEALRALGQRRPDVPLRVVLDKQKTPALTTLLEALAPEVGAAVIDASLGGTSVALAMAEGAAEGGMVALLADRGHRLEASRTVPFIGTPASFPVGPWLLASALKIPVVLCFGIYLGGNRYRLIFEAFSDGIDIARANRAEALDAIVGRYAARIEHYCRVYPFNWFNFYDFWQEMDGAHAQAAATPPVQHADA from the coding sequence ATGAGCCACTGGCAACAACGCGAGGGCGGCGGCTTCTTTGCGATATGGCTACTGCGTACCGTAAGCCTTGGCCTGGGGCGTCGCGTCGCGCGGCTCCTGTTGTGGCCCATTGCGTTGTACTTCTTCTTGCGCCGCGCGAACGAACGCGCCGCATCGCGCCTGTATCTTGCCCGGGTGCTCGGCCGCGACGTGACCCACCGGGATGTGTTCCATCACATCCACATGTTCGCTGCCACGCTGCTCGATCGTATGTTCTTCCTCGCCCGCGGCGAGCGCGACTTCCAGGTGGAAGTGGAAGGCCTGCCTGCACTCGACCGCTGGATCGATGCGCGCCGGGGTGTCCTGCTGCTGGGTTCGCACCAGGGTAGTTTCGAAGCGCTCCGCGCCCTGGGCCAGCGGCGGCCGGACGTGCCCTTGCGAGTGGTGCTGGATAAGCAGAAGACACCAGCGCTCACGACCCTGCTTGAGGCACTTGCACCCGAGGTGGGTGCCGCTGTGATCGATGCGTCATTGGGTGGCACATCCGTCGCTCTTGCGATGGCTGAAGGTGCCGCCGAAGGTGGCATGGTGGCGTTGCTCGCCGATCGCGGACATCGGCTGGAAGCCTCGCGCACGGTGCCGTTCATCGGTACGCCGGCGTCCTTTCCGGTGGGGCCATGGTTGCTTGCGTCCGCGCTGAAGATTCCCGTCGTGCTGTGCTTCGGTATTTACCTGGGTGGCAACCGGTACCGGCTGATTTTCGAGGCGTTCTCGGATGGCATCGACATCGCCCGCGCGAATCGGGCGGAAGCCCTCGATGCAATCGTCGGCCGCTACGCGGCACGCATCGAGCACTACTGCCGCGTCTATCCATTCAACTGGTTCAACTTCTACGATTTCTGGCAGGAAATGGACGGCGCGCATGCGCAAGCGGCTGCGACGCCACCGGTGCAGCATGCTGATGCCTGA